The Gopherus evgoodei ecotype Sinaloan lineage chromosome 8, rGopEvg1_v1.p, whole genome shotgun sequence genome includes a region encoding these proteins:
- the DRD1 gene encoding D(1A) dopamine receptor — translation MTWNDTTMDGEGLLVERDSSFRILTGCFLSLLILSTLLGNTLVCAAVIRFRHLRSKVTNFFVISLAVSDLLVAVLVMPWKAVAEIAGFWPFGSFCNIWVAFDIMCSTASILNLCVISVDRYWAISSPFRYERKMTPKAAFIMISVAWTLSVLISFIPVQLNWHKATTTSFLELNVSFQGITMDNCDSSLNRMYAISSSLISFYIPVAIMIVTYTRIYRIAQKQIRRISALERAAVHAKNCQNTTGNGNSMDCQQPESSFKMSFKRETKVLKTLSVIMGVFVCCWLPFFILNCMVPFCEPSPPSKGAEPFCISSTTFNVFIWFGWANSSLNPIIYAFNADFRKAFSNLLGCYRLCPTSNNAIETVSINNNGAVVFSSHHEPRGSSPKECNLVYLIPHAIICPEEELLKKEEEGELSKTLEKMSPALSGILDYEADVSLEKINPITQNGQHKT, via the coding sequence ATGACTTGGAACGACACCACAATGGATGGGGAAGGCTTGCTCGTGGAAAGGGACTCCTCCTTTCGAATCCTTACAGGCTGCTTCCTTTCTTTGCTGATACTTTCCACGCTTCTGGGGAACACATTGGTGTGTGCAGCTGTCATTAGATTTCGCCATCTGAGGTCCAAGGTGACCAACTTCTTTGTAATCTCCTTAGCAGTGTCAGATCTTTTAGTGGCAGTCTTGGTCATGCCTTGGAAAGCTGTTGCTGAGATAGCTGGTTTCTGGCCTTTTGGTTCGTTCTGTAACATCTGGGTGGCATTTGATATTATGTGCTCCACGGCCTCAATCTTAAACCTTTGTGTCATTAGTGTGGACAGATACTGGGCCATCTCTAGTCCATTCAGGTATGAGAGGAAAATGACCCCCAAGGCAGCTTTCATCATGATCAGTGTGGCATGGACCTTGTCTGTATTGATTTCCTTCATTCCTGTGCAGCTGAACTGGCACAAAGCTACAACCACAAGCTTTTTAGAGCTAAATGTCAGTTTCCAAGGCATAACCATGGACAACTGTGATTCCAGTCTAAACAGGATGTATGCCATCTCCTCTTCTCTAATTAGCTTTTACATCCCAGTGGCCATCATGATCGTCACCTATACAAGGATATACAGGATTGCTCAAAAACAAATAAGACGCATCTCAGCTTTGGAAAGAGCAGCAGTGCATGCTAAGAACTGTCAAAACACCACAGGGAATGGAAACAGTATGGATTGCCAACAACCAGAAAGCTCCTTCAAAATGTCCTTCAAGAGGGAAACGAAAGTCTTAAAGACTTTGTCAGTGATCATGGGGGTGTTTGTATGCTGCTGGTTACCCTTTTTCATATTGAACTGCATGGTGCCCTTTTGTGAGCCCAGCCCACCATCCAAGGGAGCAGAACCCTTTTGCATTAGTTCCACGacctttaatgtttttatttggtTTGGATGGGCTAATTCCTCACTGAACCCCATCATTTATGCCTTCAATGCTGATTTCCGCAAGGCATTTTCAAATCTGCTAGGATGTTACAGACTCTGCCCTACTTCCAACAATGCTATAGAGACCGTTAGTATCAACAACAATGGGGCAGTTGTTTTTTCAAGCCATCATGAGCCTAGAGGGTCTAGCCCAAAAGAGTGTAACCTGGTGTATCTGATCCCACATGCTATTATCTGCCCAGAAGAAGAACTTCTGAAAAAGGAAGAAGAGGGTGAACTATCTAAGACCTTGGAGAAAATGTCTCCAGCACTGTCTGGTATCTTGGATTATGAAGCTGATGTGTCTTTGGAAAAGATCAACCCCATCACTCAGAATGGACAACATAAAACATGA